In Heptranchias perlo isolate sHepPer1 chromosome 7, sHepPer1.hap1, whole genome shotgun sequence, a genomic segment contains:
- the LOC137323885 gene encoding thioredoxin domain-containing protein 6-like isoform X1, translated as MAGKKKEIILQTTILNQEQWDEMLATTGLVVVDVYQAWCGPCKAVISLFRKIKNELGDNLLHFAVAEVDTIDSLQKYRGKCEPTFLFYGGGQLVAAVRGANAPLLQKIIHEQLVTEKKVLEEGAERKVIKDEGLVEEEEEEVTVLEHSEEEDLVTANKAYTVAIIKPDAVAHGKADEIIMKVQEAGFEIFSHEERTLTEEEARDFYQHRAGESNFEELIRFMSSGPCRVLIISKPEGTDDVIPLWREFIGPTDVEVAKQEQPESLRAQYGTENIFNAIHGSDNKDQASRELAFFFPNFGAFSEAQHQARQDERVEKTLALIRPDILKEKKDDILQKITEAGFMIAMQKEVLLTEQQIYEFYREHIEEDYFPALLQNMTSGPVLALALASKNAVEHWRNLLGPKDVTQAKEEAPESLRAQFAVETIPINQLHGSGTPQEAEKELKFFFSRQHTLAVIKPDALDEHRDEIVQKIEEGGFVISQMDEKTLSREMAEEFYKEHKGKPFFDQLVDYMSQGPSLMMILSKENAVEEWRSLMGPTDPEEAKQIAPDSLRAKFAKNILQNALHGSSNQTQAMEKIHFVFGDINIGADGIVQGIEPDLEKVVCPEHRDESEDTLLEAETVETTEKTATDNGTPVDSPTENSQSTLNESSLKSLSHVTAEESKVNGEGNGFIRDSL; from the exons TGGTGGATGTGTACCAAGCCTGGTGTGGTCCCTGCAAGGCTGTGATCAGTTTGTTTCGGAAGATTAAAAATGAACTGGGAGATAATCTCTTGCATTTTGCAGTG GCTGAAGTGGACACCATTGACTCCCTGCAAAAATACAGAGGGAAATGTGAACCCACCTTCCTTTTCTATGGA GGAGGGCAGTTGGTTGCTGCTGTGAGGGGAGCAAATGCCCCACTGCTGCAGAAGATCATCCATGAACAGCTAGTCACAGAAAAGAAGGTGCTAGAAGAGGGAGCTGAACGCAAAGTG ATCAAAGATGAAGGTTTGgtagaagaagaagaggaggaggtgacagtgctggaacacagtgaagaggaggacCTGG TTACTGCCAACAAGGCTTACACAGTGGCAATCATCAAACCTGATGCTGTAGCTCATGGCAAAGCAGATGAAATAATAATGAAG GTTCAGGAAGCAGGCTTCGAAATTTTCTCTCACGAGGAGCGGACGTTAACAGAGGAAGAGGCGCGTGATTTCTACCAACACAGAGCAGGAGAG TCTAATTTTGAGGAGCTTATTCGGTTCATGTCCAGTGGGCCTTGCCGTGTTCTAATCATATCCAAACCCGAGGGAACAGATGATGTCATACCATTATGGAGAGAGTTTATCGGTCCAACTGATGTAGAAGTTGCAAAGCAGGAGCAACCTGAAAG CCTCCGAGCTCAGTATGGTACTGAAAATATATTCAATGCAATTCATGGAAGTGATAACAAGGATCAGGCCAGCAGAGAGCTTGCCTTCTTCTTCCCCAACTTTGGAGCTTTTTCTGAGGCCCAGCATCAGGCTCGGCAAGACGAGAGGGTGGAGAAGACCCTGGCTCTAATCAGGCCGGATATCTTAAAGGAGAAAAAAG ATGATATCCTGCAGAAGATTACAGAGGCTGGCTTTATGATAGCCATGCAGAAGGAGGTCTTGCTGACAGAGCAACAGATTTATGAATTTTACAGAGAGCATATAGAGGAAGACTACTTCCCAGCACTCCTTCAGAACATGACCAG TGGGCCTGTGTTGGCCTTGGCTCTTGCTAGCAAAAATGCAGTTGAACACTGGAGGAATCTGCTCGGACCCAAGGATGTGACTCAGGCAAAAGAGGAAGCCCCTGAAAG TCTACGGGCACAGTTTGCAGTGGAAACTATTCCAATCAACCAGTTGCACGGTAGTGGCACGCCACAGGAAGCAGAAAAAGAGCTGAAATTCTTCTTCTCAAGGCAGCACACTCTGGCTGTCATCAAACCTGATGCTCTGGACGAACACAGAG ATGAGATTGTACAGAAGATTGAAGAAGGAGGCTTTGTTATATCACAGATGGACGAGAAAACACTAAGCAGGGAGATGGCAGAAGAGTTCTACAAGGAACACAAAGGCAAACCATTCTTCGACCAGCTGGTTGACTACATGTCTCA AGGTCCATCGTTGATGATGATTCTGAGTAAAGAGAATGCAGTGGAAGAGTGGAGAAGTTTAATGGGTCCTACAGATCCTGAGGAAGCCAAACAAATAGCACCAGACTCTCTACGAGCCAAGTTTGCAAAGAACATCTTGCAGAATGCCTTGCATGGCTCCTCCAATCAGACCCAAGCTATGGAGAAGATCCACTTTGTATTTGGGGATATAAATATAGGAGCAGATGGGATTGTTCAAG GTATTGAACCAGACTTGGAGAAAGTGGTGTGCCCGGAACACAGAGATGAGTCTGAAG ACACACTGCTGGAGGCGGAAACTGTGGAGACAACAGAAAAGACTGCGACAGATAATGGGA CTCCTGTAGACTCACCCACTGAGAACTCACAGAGCACTTTGAATGAAAGCTCGCTGAAGAGTCTATCTCACGTAACGGCAGAGGAGTCCAAGGTGAACGGAGAAGGTAATGGTTTTATCAGAGATTCTCTGTAG
- the LOC137323885 gene encoding thioredoxin domain-containing protein 6-like isoform X2, giving the protein MAGKKKEIILQTTILNQEQWDEMLATTGLVVVDVYQAWCGPCKAVISLFRKIKNELGDNLLHFAVAEVDTIDSLQKYRGKCEPTFLFYGGGQLVAAVRGANAPLLQKIIHEQLVTEKKVLEEGAERKVIKDEGLVEEEEEEVTVLEHSEEEDLVTANKAYTVAIIKPDAVAHGKADEIIMKVQEAGFEIFSHEERTLTEEEARDFYQHRAGESNFEELIRFMSSGPCRVLIISKPEGTDDVIPLWREFIGPTDVEVAKQEQPESLRAQYGTENIFNAIHGSDNKDQASRELAFFFPNFGAFSEAQHQARQDERVEKTLALIRPDILKEKKDDILQKITEAGFMIAMQKEVLLTEQQIYEFYREHIEEDYFPALLQNMTSGPVLALALASKNAVEHWRNLLGPKDVTQAKEEAPESLRAQFAVETIPINQLHGSGTPQEAEKELKFFFSRQHTLAVIKPDALDEHRDEIVQKIEEGGFVISQMDEKTLSREMAEEFYKEHKGKPFFDQLVDYMSQGPSLMMILSKENAVEEWRSLMGPTDPEEAKQIAPDSLRAKFAKNILQNALHGSSNQTQAMEKIHFVFGDINIGADGIVQGIEPDLEKVVCPEHRDESEDTLLEAETVETTEKTATDNGTPVDSPTENSQSTLNESSLKSLSHVTAEESKVNGEDGED; this is encoded by the exons TGGTGGATGTGTACCAAGCCTGGTGTGGTCCCTGCAAGGCTGTGATCAGTTTGTTTCGGAAGATTAAAAATGAACTGGGAGATAATCTCTTGCATTTTGCAGTG GCTGAAGTGGACACCATTGACTCCCTGCAAAAATACAGAGGGAAATGTGAACCCACCTTCCTTTTCTATGGA GGAGGGCAGTTGGTTGCTGCTGTGAGGGGAGCAAATGCCCCACTGCTGCAGAAGATCATCCATGAACAGCTAGTCACAGAAAAGAAGGTGCTAGAAGAGGGAGCTGAACGCAAAGTG ATCAAAGATGAAGGTTTGgtagaagaagaagaggaggaggtgacagtgctggaacacagtgaagaggaggacCTGG TTACTGCCAACAAGGCTTACACAGTGGCAATCATCAAACCTGATGCTGTAGCTCATGGCAAAGCAGATGAAATAATAATGAAG GTTCAGGAAGCAGGCTTCGAAATTTTCTCTCACGAGGAGCGGACGTTAACAGAGGAAGAGGCGCGTGATTTCTACCAACACAGAGCAGGAGAG TCTAATTTTGAGGAGCTTATTCGGTTCATGTCCAGTGGGCCTTGCCGTGTTCTAATCATATCCAAACCCGAGGGAACAGATGATGTCATACCATTATGGAGAGAGTTTATCGGTCCAACTGATGTAGAAGTTGCAAAGCAGGAGCAACCTGAAAG CCTCCGAGCTCAGTATGGTACTGAAAATATATTCAATGCAATTCATGGAAGTGATAACAAGGATCAGGCCAGCAGAGAGCTTGCCTTCTTCTTCCCCAACTTTGGAGCTTTTTCTGAGGCCCAGCATCAGGCTCGGCAAGACGAGAGGGTGGAGAAGACCCTGGCTCTAATCAGGCCGGATATCTTAAAGGAGAAAAAAG ATGATATCCTGCAGAAGATTACAGAGGCTGGCTTTATGATAGCCATGCAGAAGGAGGTCTTGCTGACAGAGCAACAGATTTATGAATTTTACAGAGAGCATATAGAGGAAGACTACTTCCCAGCACTCCTTCAGAACATGACCAG TGGGCCTGTGTTGGCCTTGGCTCTTGCTAGCAAAAATGCAGTTGAACACTGGAGGAATCTGCTCGGACCCAAGGATGTGACTCAGGCAAAAGAGGAAGCCCCTGAAAG TCTACGGGCACAGTTTGCAGTGGAAACTATTCCAATCAACCAGTTGCACGGTAGTGGCACGCCACAGGAAGCAGAAAAAGAGCTGAAATTCTTCTTCTCAAGGCAGCACACTCTGGCTGTCATCAAACCTGATGCTCTGGACGAACACAGAG ATGAGATTGTACAGAAGATTGAAGAAGGAGGCTTTGTTATATCACAGATGGACGAGAAAACACTAAGCAGGGAGATGGCAGAAGAGTTCTACAAGGAACACAAAGGCAAACCATTCTTCGACCAGCTGGTTGACTACATGTCTCA AGGTCCATCGTTGATGATGATTCTGAGTAAAGAGAATGCAGTGGAAGAGTGGAGAAGTTTAATGGGTCCTACAGATCCTGAGGAAGCCAAACAAATAGCACCAGACTCTCTACGAGCCAAGTTTGCAAAGAACATCTTGCAGAATGCCTTGCATGGCTCCTCCAATCAGACCCAAGCTATGGAGAAGATCCACTTTGTATTTGGGGATATAAATATAGGAGCAGATGGGATTGTTCAAG GTATTGAACCAGACTTGGAGAAAGTGGTGTGCCCGGAACACAGAGATGAGTCTGAAG ACACACTGCTGGAGGCGGAAACTGTGGAGACAACAGAAAAGACTGCGACAGATAATGGGA CTCCTGTAGACTCACCCACTGAGAACTCACAGAGCACTTTGAATGAAAGCTCGCTGAAGAGTCTATCTCACGTAACGGCAGAGGAGTCCAAGGTGAACGGAGAAG